From Mycolicibacterium nivoides, a single genomic window includes:
- a CDS encoding flavin-containing monooxygenase: MTHTEHVDVLIIGAGISGIGAAYYLQREHPGRSYAILEARGATGGTWDLFRYPGIRSDSDLHTFGYEFKPWRDEHAIATADKILAYLRETVSENGIDRHIRFHHKVLGAAWDSARASWTVDIERTDGADADPELVQISASWLFCGGGYYRYDQGYTPQFDGTDRFTGRIVHPQHWPEDLDYAGKKVVVIGSGATAVTLIPAMAGTAAHVTMLQRSPTYVMPVPAKDSFANTAKRLLGDERGYALTRRKNILKQRAVYTFCQKYPKAARAVIRWINAAKLPDGYPVDEHFSPRYNPWDQRLCAVPDGDLFTVLGEGSASVVTDRIATFTEKGILLESGRELDADIIVTATGLNIQLFGGMSLTVDGEPVDLAETVAYKGIMLSGVPNFAFAFGYTNSSWTLKVGLLCEHFCRLLKHMDDNGFDTVRPEFAGGQTRPLLDFGAGYVQRSLDEIPRQGVDGPWQMTMNYTIDAQTLRNGPVEDSALRFGSRRTAGDPDPAPQLVL, translated from the coding sequence ATGACCCACACCGAACACGTCGACGTACTCATCATCGGCGCCGGTATCTCCGGCATCGGTGCCGCCTACTACCTGCAGCGCGAACACCCCGGGCGCAGCTACGCGATCCTGGAGGCCCGCGGCGCGACCGGCGGCACCTGGGACCTGTTCCGTTATCCCGGAATCCGGTCGGACTCGGACCTGCATACCTTCGGCTACGAGTTCAAGCCGTGGCGCGACGAGCATGCGATTGCCACCGCCGACAAGATCCTCGCCTACCTGCGCGAGACGGTCTCGGAGAACGGCATCGACCGCCACATCCGGTTCCACCACAAGGTGCTCGGCGCGGCCTGGGATTCGGCGCGGGCTTCCTGGACCGTGGACATCGAGCGGACCGACGGTGCCGATGCCGATCCAGAACTCGTGCAGATCTCGGCGAGCTGGCTGTTCTGCGGCGGCGGGTACTACCGCTACGACCAGGGCTACACCCCGCAGTTCGACGGCACCGACCGGTTCACCGGGCGCATCGTGCACCCCCAGCACTGGCCCGAGGACCTCGACTACGCCGGCAAGAAGGTCGTCGTGATCGGCAGCGGTGCCACCGCGGTCACGCTGATCCCGGCGATGGCGGGCACGGCTGCCCACGTCACCATGCTGCAGCGCTCCCCGACGTATGTGATGCCGGTGCCGGCCAAGGACTCCTTCGCCAACACCGCCAAGCGACTGCTCGGCGACGAGCGTGGTTACGCGCTTACCCGGCGCAAGAACATTCTCAAGCAGCGCGCGGTCTACACGTTCTGCCAGAAGTACCCCAAGGCTGCCCGGGCCGTGATCCGGTGGATCAACGCCGCCAAGCTGCCCGACGGGTATCCGGTGGACGAGCACTTCAGCCCCCGCTACAACCCGTGGGATCAGCGGCTGTGCGCGGTGCCGGACGGTGATCTGTTCACCGTGCTCGGCGAGGGCAGTGCCTCGGTGGTCACCGACCGCATCGCGACGTTCACCGAGAAGGGCATCCTGCTGGAGTCCGGCCGCGAGCTGGACGCCGACATCATCGTCACCGCAACGGGTCTCAACATCCAGCTGTTCGGCGGGATGTCGCTCACCGTGGATGGTGAGCCGGTGGACCTCGCCGAGACCGTGGCCTACAAGGGCATCATGCTCTCGGGCGTGCCGAACTTCGCCTTCGCGTTCGGCTACACCAACTCGTCGTGGACGCTCAAGGTCGGACTGCTCTGCGAGCATTTCTGCCGGCTGCTGAAGCACATGGACGACAACGGATTCGACACCGTGCGACCCGAGTTCGCCGGTGGCCAGACCCGCCCGCTCCTGGACTTCGGGGCCGGGTACGTGCAGCGTTCGCTCGACGAGATTCCCCGCCAGGGCGTCGACGGGCCGTGGCAGATGACGATGAACTACACGATCGACGCGCAGACGCTGCGTAACGGACCCGTCGAAGACTCGGCTCTGCGGTTCGGATCGCGGCGCACGGCCGGCGATCCAGACCCGGCGCCTCAGCTCGTTCTCTGA
- a CDS encoding TetR/AcrR family transcriptional regulator, with product MVIQPRKRRRAPRGSGDLLRDQILDATTELLLETGHAKAVSIRSVAQRVGVTPPSIYLHFADKDALLDAVCSRYFEKLDEEMQRVAADQPSTIEVLRAQGHAYVNFARRTPELYRLATMGEGRPGSDVDTALNSSAFQHMRAAMEALIAEGVYPPGDATMLALELWTAAHGVAAILISKPYLPWGDVEEFTDRVLRAVCTGQIVSGIIGTDLEPMETIARLKGLADEFADGGKP from the coding sequence GTGGTGATCCAACCGCGTAAGCGGCGCCGCGCCCCGCGTGGTTCCGGCGATCTTCTGCGTGATCAGATCCTCGATGCCACAACCGAATTGCTGTTGGAAACCGGTCATGCCAAGGCGGTGTCGATCCGATCGGTGGCCCAGCGGGTCGGGGTCACGCCGCCGTCGATCTACCTGCACTTCGCCGACAAGGACGCACTCCTGGACGCGGTGTGCTCACGGTATTTCGAGAAGCTCGACGAGGAGATGCAGCGCGTCGCCGCCGACCAGCCGTCCACCATCGAGGTGCTGCGCGCCCAGGGGCATGCCTATGTGAATTTCGCCAGGCGCACTCCGGAGCTGTACCGGCTGGCGACCATGGGTGAGGGCAGGCCCGGCAGTGACGTCGACACCGCGCTCAACAGTTCGGCGTTCCAGCACATGCGCGCCGCGATGGAGGCGCTGATCGCCGAGGGGGTCTACCCGCCGGGGGACGCCACGATGCTGGCCCTCGAACTGTGGACCGCCGCGCACGGGGTGGCCGCCATCCTGATCTCCAAGCCGTACCTGCCGTGGGGGGATGTCGAGGAGTTCACCGATCGCGTGCTGCGTGCGGTGTGTACCGGTCAGATCGTCTCGGGAATCATCGGAACCGACCTCGAGCCCATGGAGACGATCGCCCGGCTGAAGGGATTGGCCGATGAATTCGCCGACGGAGGAAAACCGTGA
- a CDS encoding GntR family transcriptional regulator, with product MAELGDWVLVDASAEKPLFDQLRIQIIDGIRQGRLAPGTRLPTVRELAGKVGLAVNTVARAYRELETAGVLETRGRYGTFVARADPADAAMAAAAHSFAEAARALGIGKTDALRYLDTAFD from the coding sequence GTGGCCGAGTTGGGGGATTGGGTTCTGGTTGACGCGAGCGCGGAGAAACCGTTGTTCGATCAACTCCGGATCCAGATCATCGATGGAATAAGGCAGGGGCGGCTGGCGCCGGGGACCCGGTTGCCTACTGTGCGTGAGCTGGCTGGGAAGGTCGGGCTCGCGGTGAACACCGTGGCCAGGGCTTATCGCGAGTTGGAGACGGCGGGGGTATTGGAGACCCGCGGGCGGTACGGCACATTCGTCGCACGTGCGGATCCGGCCGATGCCGCGATGGCCGCTGCCGCGCACTCGTTCGCCGAGGCCGCCCGTGCGCTGGGGATCGGCAAGACCGACGCCCTGCGCTATCTGGATACCGCATTCGACTGA
- a CDS encoding MMPL family transporter, translated as MLHRIAHLAIAAPRRVLVVAALAMVAAGIFGIPVAKSLSAGGFQDPTSESAQATQLLSDKFARGDMQLIISVTDDSAAGANSPAARAVGTDIAAQLKASPYVTEVSSTWTVPAQAAATLVSKDGKTGLILAGITGGESGAQKHAKELTDRLVHDRDGVTVRAGGEAMIYVQINGQSEKDLLMMESIAIPLSFVVLVWVFGGLLAAALPLAVGGFAILGSLAVLRGFTMVTDVSIFALNLTVAMGLALAIDYTLLIVSRYRDELADGVDPERALVRTMVTAGRTVLFSALTVALSMVAMVLFPMYFLKSFAYAGIAVVGLAAFAAIVVAPAAIALLGDRLDAYDVRRFIRRILGRPEPVAKPVEQTFWYRTTKRVMRRSVPIGLAVIALLLLLGAPFLGIKWGFPDDRVLPSSASARQLGDELRNDFAVDSSTAVIVVLPDVAGLRPAEIDRYAGDLSRAAGGVSVSAPAGTFVDGRRVGPPTSGTGIADGSAYLTIGSHEPLFSDASEAQLDALHAVPAPAEVKFTGIAQVNRDSSHAITSRLPMVLGIIAAITFVLLFLLTGSVVLPLKALVLNVLSLSAAFGALVWIFQDGHLGALGTTSTGTLVANLPVLLFCIAFGLSMDYEVFLVSRIREFWLASGQTKPDGTEMTPRERNDESVALGLARTGRVVTAAALLMSISFAALIAAQVAFMRMFGLGLTIAVLVDATLVRMLLVPAFMHLMGQWNWWAPAPLARLHKRFGISESGPAEPDPTGPGDVPGDGGNRERAGAGLTDAG; from the coding sequence GGCCACGCAGCTGCTGTCGGACAAGTTCGCCCGCGGTGACATGCAGTTGATCATCAGCGTCACCGACGACTCGGCCGCCGGGGCCAACAGTCCCGCGGCCCGAGCTGTGGGCACGGACATCGCCGCCCAGCTCAAAGCTTCGCCGTATGTGACCGAGGTCAGTTCGACCTGGACCGTGCCCGCACAGGCGGCGGCGACGCTCGTCAGTAAGGACGGCAAGACGGGGCTCATCCTGGCCGGAATCACCGGCGGGGAGAGCGGCGCGCAGAAGCACGCCAAGGAGCTCACCGACCGCCTGGTGCACGACCGTGACGGCGTCACGGTGCGGGCCGGCGGCGAGGCGATGATCTACGTCCAGATCAACGGGCAGAGCGAAAAAGATCTGTTGATGATGGAATCCATCGCGATTCCGCTGAGCTTCGTGGTGCTGGTGTGGGTGTTCGGCGGATTGCTCGCCGCCGCGTTGCCGCTGGCGGTCGGAGGATTCGCGATCCTCGGATCCTTGGCGGTGCTGCGCGGGTTCACGATGGTCACCGACGTCTCGATCTTCGCGCTCAATCTCACCGTCGCCATGGGGCTCGCACTGGCCATCGACTACACCCTGTTGATCGTCAGCCGCTACCGCGACGAACTCGCCGACGGCGTCGACCCGGAGCGCGCGCTGGTGCGCACCATGGTCACGGCCGGACGCACGGTGCTGTTCTCGGCGTTGACGGTGGCGCTGTCGATGGTGGCGATGGTGCTGTTCCCGATGTACTTCCTCAAGTCGTTCGCCTACGCGGGCATCGCGGTGGTGGGGCTGGCGGCCTTCGCGGCCATCGTGGTGGCCCCGGCCGCCATTGCGCTACTCGGTGACCGGCTGGACGCCTACGACGTGCGCCGGTTCATCCGCCGGATCCTGGGCCGGCCCGAGCCCGTCGCCAAGCCGGTCGAGCAGACCTTCTGGTACCGCACGACCAAGCGCGTCATGCGTCGCTCGGTCCCGATCGGACTCGCGGTGATCGCACTGCTGCTCCTGCTGGGTGCCCCCTTCCTCGGCATCAAGTGGGGCTTCCCCGACGACCGCGTGCTGCCGTCGTCGGCGTCGGCCCGCCAGCTCGGCGACGAACTGCGCAATGATTTCGCCGTCGACTCCTCGACGGCTGTCATCGTGGTGCTACCCGACGTCGCCGGCCTGCGTCCCGCCGAAATCGACCGCTACGCGGGTGATCTGTCGCGGGCCGCGGGCGGGGTCTCGGTGTCCGCACCCGCGGGCACCTTCGTCGACGGTCGCCGGGTCGGTCCGCCGACGTCGGGAACCGGAATAGCCGACGGTAGTGCCTATCTGACGATCGGAAGCCACGAACCGCTGTTCAGCGACGCCTCCGAGGCCCAGCTCGACGCACTGCACGCGGTGCCCGCCCCGGCCGAGGTGAAGTTCACCGGCATCGCGCAGGTCAACCGTGACAGCTCACATGCCATCACCTCGCGCCTGCCGATGGTGCTCGGCATCATCGCCGCGATCACCTTCGTGCTGCTGTTCCTGCTCACCGGCAGTGTGGTGCTCCCGCTGAAAGCGTTGGTGCTCAACGTGTTGTCGCTCTCGGCGGCGTTCGGTGCGCTGGTGTGGATCTTCCAGGACGGCCATCTGGGCGCGCTCGGCACCACGTCGACGGGCACGTTGGTGGCCAACCTGCCGGTGCTGTTGTTCTGCATCGCATTCGGACTGTCCATGGACTACGAGGTGTTCCTGGTCTCGCGGATCCGTGAGTTCTGGCTGGCGTCCGGGCAGACCAAACCCGACGGCACCGAGATGACCCCGCGCGAACGGAACGACGAGAGCGTCGCGCTCGGCCTGGCCCGCACCGGCCGGGTGGTGACGGCCGCGGCGCTACTGATGTCGATCTCGTTCGCGGCGCTGATCGCCGCGCAGGTGGCCTTCATGCGGATGTTCGGCCTGGGCCTGACCATTGCGGTCCTGGTCGACGCCACGTTGGTGCGAATGTTGTTGGTGCCGGCGTTCATGCATCTCATGGGGCAGTGGAACTGGTGGGCGCCCGCACCGTTGGCGCGTCTGCACAAGCGATTCGGGATCAGTGAGTCAGGTCCGGCCGAGCCGGACCCTACGGGGCCCGGCGACGTTCCCGGTGATGGCGGAAATCGCGAACGGGCCGGCGCCGGTCTGACGGACGCCGGCTAG
- a CDS encoding PucR family transcriptional regulator, with protein MVWQPPSPRVQDLIRQCAQIVLNPRPDWLDEFDSAVLAASPTVASDPELAAAVVRSNHANLFFWGSANVRDPGAPVPPNTGPEPLSIARELVRRGVNEFPLDAYRVGEGVAWRRLMEIAFELTSDPAELHEMLDVCSQSISAFVDATLAGIAAQIDLERDDLTRGTHAERRETVALLLEGAPIPRQRAEARLGHVLTGTHTAAVIWSEDSAGDLSGLDRAAEAFGQACGDPRPLSVLASTATRWVWATGGADIQPGLQALTRELDGVRIAVGPTADGLDGFRRSHFDAITTQQMMARLHSTQQIAQFADVELVALITAEPDRAAEFVSHNLGALETADNELRETVRIFVNEQCNASRAAARLYLHRNTLLRRLARADELLPRPLAENSVAVAVALDVLRWHGNRTG; from the coding sequence ATGGTGTGGCAGCCACCGTCACCGCGAGTGCAGGACCTGATCCGGCAGTGCGCCCAGATCGTGCTCAACCCCCGCCCGGACTGGCTCGACGAATTCGACTCCGCAGTCCTGGCGGCCAGTCCGACTGTCGCCTCCGACCCCGAGCTCGCGGCGGCGGTCGTCCGAAGCAACCACGCCAACCTGTTCTTCTGGGGCTCGGCGAATGTACGCGATCCGGGCGCCCCGGTGCCGCCGAACACCGGACCGGAGCCGCTGAGCATCGCGCGGGAACTGGTGCGCCGCGGCGTCAACGAGTTTCCCCTCGACGCCTACCGGGTCGGTGAGGGCGTGGCGTGGCGCCGCCTCATGGAGATCGCCTTCGAGCTCACGTCCGACCCTGCCGAGCTGCACGAGATGCTGGACGTGTGCTCGCAGTCCATCAGCGCGTTCGTCGACGCCACGCTGGCCGGGATCGCCGCCCAGATCGACCTGGAACGCGACGACCTGACCCGCGGCACCCACGCCGAGCGCCGCGAGACCGTCGCCCTCCTGCTCGAGGGCGCCCCGATCCCCAGGCAGCGCGCCGAGGCGCGGTTGGGCCATGTGCTCACCGGAACCCACACCGCGGCGGTGATCTGGAGCGAAGACTCCGCGGGTGACCTGTCGGGACTGGACCGGGCCGCCGAGGCCTTCGGCCAGGCCTGCGGCGATCCGAGGCCGTTGAGCGTACTGGCCAGCACTGCCACCCGCTGGGTGTGGGCGACGGGTGGCGCCGACATCCAACCCGGCCTGCAGGCGCTCACCCGTGAACTGGACGGCGTCCGGATCGCCGTCGGGCCGACCGCCGACGGCCTGGACGGCTTCCGGCGCAGTCATTTCGATGCGATCACCACACAGCAGATGATGGCCCGGCTCCACTCCACGCAACAGATCGCGCAGTTCGCCGACGTCGAACTGGTCGCACTGATCACCGCCGAGCCCGACCGTGCCGCCGAATTCGTCAGCCACAACCTGGGCGCGTTGGAGACGGCCGACAACGAATTACGGGAAACCGTACGGATATTCGTCAACGAGCAGTGCAACGCGTCACGCGCCGCGGCCCGGCTGTACCTGCATCGCAATACGTTGCTGCGCCGGCTGGCCCGCGCCGACGAACTCCTGCCCCGCCCGCTCGCCGAGAACAGCGTCGCCGTTGCCGTCGCACTGGATGTGCTGCGCTGGCACGGCAACCGGACCGGGTGA
- a CDS encoding bifunctional cytochrome P450/NADPH--P450 reductase, which yields METFAPALPPDIDDVPSAVGLDLPPGPVAGRPYALPADVLAEQYGPLFYADFTGSRRLYACSLSLVDELCDETRFTKGITVRLDRFRTLVGNGLFTSYPGENGWQQAHDVLMPGFSFSGLRSYHPAMLDINRQLIALWDETAGAVGPRLVDVAGDLAKLAMDTVGLAGFGARFDSYHQDGLADIPASFAAALTQIIAPGGGDRDVFAAERDKLFAFIDELIAGHRAGAVDLDDLLALMLEPGADGAPRLDHDSVRNQILTFLIAGQDTTSTLMPTALYSIVKDPAVLHRACLEVDGLFGTDDDHVPAFDEIGKLTYIRQIVDETLRLSPPVREFDRMALADTVIGGRYPVRKGEVVTVTTSALHRQPEWGDNVELFDPDRFGAERSAGRPVNLFKPFGTGARSCIGRQFALHEATMALATLVHRYRFLDVEHYQLRTHSDLLRKPVGFHLGLVRRTPQERRHAAAPAPEAASAARPRAVAAPGSKVTVLHGSNLGNCRALAQQLADEATDLGYQTTVAALDTAAGALPTEGALVVIAASYNGQPTDDARRFVEWLDDPGTQAQPAIPYAILGVGDRNWAETYQTIPKRIDQRLSELVGPPVIPRGEADTSGDFAGTVEDFSAALWDALAPADGAQLPAGTTDELLYELRAIDGPVTSAIDARFEVQPATVLDNVALVDNRDMGNAKRLIRVALPDDLGYQTGDHVTVLPDNGPEVVDEVAELLELRLDRRISVNPRRSTRRAIAIDREVSVRELLTHFIELRKPASRSQLLRLAAANPCPPERAALTELAEDPEVRALSVTECLAEFPATELSRAELLELFEPMAPRHYSIASSARRVPREVELVVSVLEGPAHSGYGVFRGVSSSYLADAAPGQQIRMRVDTARRAFRAGAEPAKNVILVGAGTGVAPFRGFIGDRLAAQAAGEPFTSALCFFGVRHPDVDYLFRDEFEAAERSGVVRMRPAFSRRPEDEIRYVQDRITADAEEVWAMLGDPEMDAHVYICGDGARMAPAVRGAFRDIYRRYTGADDVAASQWLTDLVGSDRYVEDVWAQ from the coding sequence ATGGAGACGTTTGCACCGGCGCTGCCACCGGACATCGACGATGTCCCCTCGGCGGTGGGTCTGGACCTACCGCCGGGGCCGGTGGCCGGCCGTCCCTACGCTCTCCCCGCCGACGTGCTCGCCGAACAGTACGGGCCCCTGTTCTACGCCGACTTCACCGGCAGCCGGCGACTCTATGCGTGCTCCCTGTCGCTGGTCGACGAATTGTGCGACGAGACACGCTTCACCAAAGGCATCACGGTCCGGCTGGACCGCTTCCGGACCCTGGTCGGCAATGGCCTGTTCACGTCGTATCCCGGCGAAAACGGTTGGCAGCAGGCCCATGACGTCCTGATGCCAGGGTTCAGCTTCAGCGGGTTGCGCAGTTACCACCCGGCCATGCTCGACATCAACCGCCAGCTCATCGCGTTGTGGGATGAAACCGCCGGAGCGGTCGGGCCGCGGTTGGTTGATGTCGCGGGGGACCTTGCGAAGCTGGCCATGGACACCGTGGGGTTGGCCGGGTTCGGTGCGCGGTTCGACTCCTATCACCAGGACGGGCTGGCCGACATCCCGGCCAGCTTCGCGGCCGCGCTGACACAGATCATCGCCCCGGGTGGTGGCGACCGGGACGTCTTCGCCGCTGAGCGCGACAAGCTGTTCGCCTTCATCGACGAGTTGATCGCCGGGCATCGCGCGGGTGCGGTCGATCTGGACGATCTGCTCGCCCTGATGCTCGAGCCCGGCGCCGACGGCGCGCCGCGTCTTGATCACGACAGCGTCCGCAACCAGATCCTGACGTTCCTGATCGCGGGGCAGGACACCACCTCGACCCTGATGCCGACCGCGTTGTACAGCATCGTCAAGGACCCCGCGGTGCTGCACCGGGCGTGCCTCGAGGTGGATGGCCTGTTCGGGACGGACGATGACCACGTGCCGGCGTTCGACGAGATCGGCAAGCTCACCTACATCCGGCAGATCGTCGACGAGACGTTGCGGCTGTCCCCGCCGGTCCGGGAATTCGATCGGATGGCATTGGCGGACACCGTCATCGGCGGCCGGTATCCGGTGCGCAAGGGTGAAGTCGTCACGGTGACGACCTCTGCTCTGCACCGGCAGCCCGAGTGGGGTGACAACGTCGAGTTGTTCGACCCGGACCGGTTCGGTGCCGAGCGGTCCGCCGGACGTCCGGTCAACCTGTTCAAACCGTTCGGCACTGGGGCGCGGTCCTGCATCGGCCGTCAGTTCGCCCTGCACGAGGCGACCATGGCGCTGGCCACCCTGGTGCACCGGTACCGCTTCCTGGACGTCGAGCACTACCAGCTCCGCACCCACAGTGATCTTCTGCGAAAGCCGGTCGGATTCCACCTCGGCCTGGTGCGGCGGACACCGCAGGAACGCCGGCACGCCGCCGCCCCGGCTCCGGAGGCGGCATCGGCGGCAAGGCCGCGCGCGGTGGCCGCGCCCGGTTCGAAAGTGACTGTGCTGCATGGCTCCAACCTGGGTAACTGCCGGGCGCTGGCACAGCAGCTGGCCGACGAGGCCACCGACCTGGGTTATCAGACCACCGTGGCGGCCCTCGACACGGCTGCGGGCGCACTGCCCACAGAAGGGGCGCTGGTGGTGATCGCCGCGTCGTACAACGGGCAACCCACCGACGATGCGCGGCGCTTCGTCGAATGGCTGGACGATCCGGGCACCCAAGCGCAACCGGCCATCCCGTACGCCATACTCGGTGTCGGCGACCGGAACTGGGCCGAGACCTACCAGACCATCCCTAAACGCATCGATCAGCGGCTCTCGGAACTCGTTGGGCCACCGGTGATTCCGCGCGGCGAAGCCGACACGTCGGGGGATTTCGCCGGGACCGTGGAAGACTTCTCCGCAGCCCTGTGGGACGCCCTTGCCCCGGCCGACGGTGCACAGCTGCCCGCCGGCACCACCGACGAACTCCTGTACGAACTGCGCGCCATCGACGGTCCGGTGACGTCGGCGATCGATGCGCGTTTCGAGGTCCAACCCGCCACGGTGCTGGACAACGTGGCGCTTGTCGACAACCGTGACATGGGAAATGCCAAGCGGCTCATTCGGGTAGCGCTTCCCGATGACCTCGGATACCAGACCGGGGATCACGTCACGGTCCTGCCCGACAACGGCCCCGAGGTCGTGGACGAGGTCGCCGAATTGTTGGAGCTGCGGCTCGACCGCCGGATCTCGGTCAATCCGCGGCGCAGCACGCGCCGGGCCATCGCCATCGACCGCGAGGTCAGCGTGCGTGAACTGCTCACCCATTTCATCGAGCTCCGCAAGCCCGCCAGTCGAAGTCAGCTGCTGCGGTTGGCCGCGGCCAACCCGTGTCCTCCCGAGCGGGCGGCACTGACCGAACTCGCCGAAGATCCCGAGGTCCGTGCGCTCAGCGTCACCGAATGCCTGGCCGAGTTCCCGGCCACCGAACTGTCGCGCGCCGAACTGCTGGAGTTGTTCGAGCCGATGGCGCCCCGGCATTACTCCATCGCCTCCTCGGCACGCCGGGTCCCGCGCGAGGTCGAACTGGTGGTCAGCGTGCTCGAGGGTCCGGCACATTCCGGATACGGCGTCTTCCGCGGGGTGTCATCGAGCTATCTCGCCGATGCGGCACCGGGACAACAGATTCGGATGCGAGTCGATACCGCGCGCCGGGCGTTTCGTGCCGGCGCCGAGCCGGCGAAGAACGTCATCCTGGTCGGCGCCGGGACCGGGGTCGCCCCGTTCCGGGGATTCATCGGGGACCGGCTGGCGGCGCAGGCCGCGGGCGAGCCTTTCACATCGGCACTGTGCTTCTTCGGGGTGCGTCACCCGGATGTCGACTACCTGTTCCGCGACGAATTCGAGGCAGCCGAACGCTCGGGCGTGGTGCGGATGCGCCCGGCCTTCTCGCGACGGCCCGAAGACGAGATCCGGTATGTCCAGGATCGCATCACCGCCGATGCCGAGGAGGTCTGGGCAATGCTGGGCGACCCGGAGATGGATGCCCACGTGTACATCTGTGGCGACGGAGCCCGGATGGCTCCCGCGGTGCGTGGGGCCTTCCGCGACATCTACCGTCGCTACACCGGGGCCGACGACGTCGCCGCCTCGCAGTGGCTTACCGACCTGGTGGGTTCAGATCGCTATGTCGAGGACGTGTGGGCTCAGTAG
- a CDS encoding class I SAM-dependent methyltransferase, whose product MTDKTVDNPFFARIWKTLSSSEPKALRRLRSENLAGLSGRVLEIGAGTGTNFAFYPSTVTEVVAIEPERHLAEVARSAAATAPVPVTVTSDTAEEFGSAEPFDAVVCSLVLCSIDQPDTVLRQLHSLLRPGGELRYLEHVAGSGWRAGMQRVADATVWPRLFGNCHTHRHTEQAIADSGFQVADAHRELAMPAWVPLPVTEFAIGRAVRPA is encoded by the coding sequence GTGACTGACAAGACCGTGGACAACCCGTTCTTCGCCCGGATCTGGAAGACGTTGTCGAGTTCGGAACCGAAGGCGCTGCGTCGGCTGCGCAGTGAGAACCTCGCCGGTCTCAGCGGCCGGGTTCTGGAGATCGGTGCGGGCACCGGGACGAATTTCGCCTTCTACCCCTCGACGGTGACCGAGGTGGTCGCCATCGAGCCCGAGCGCCACCTGGCCGAGGTGGCCCGCAGCGCGGCGGCGACGGCTCCGGTACCGGTGACCGTCACCAGCGATACCGCCGAGGAGTTCGGCAGCGCCGAACCGTTCGACGCCGTGGTCTGCTCGTTGGTGCTGTGCTCCATCGATCAGCCGGATACTGTTCTGCGGCAGCTGCATTCGTTGCTCCGCCCGGGCGGGGAGCTGCGTTATCTGGAGCATGTCGCAGGCAGCGGCTGGCGGGCCGGGATGCAGCGCGTAGCCGATGCCACGGTGTGGCCGCGGTTGTTCGGCAACTGCCACACCCACCGGCACACCGAACAGGCCATCGCCGACAGCGGATTCCAGGTGGCCGATGCTCACCGGGAACTGGCGATGCCGGCATGGGTGCCGCTGCCGGTGACCGAGTTCGCGATCGGGCGTGCGGTCAGGCCTGCCTAG
- a CDS encoding NAD-dependent deacylase — translation MQVTVLSGAGISAESGVPTFRDVETGLWAQVDPYEISSIEGWQRHPEKVWAWYLWRHYMMAHVQPNDGHRAVAAWQDFADVHVVTQNVDNLHERAGSTNVYHLHGNLFEFRCDACGSRFEGDLPDMPVPVETIEPPVCPCGGLIRPSVVWFGEPLPDDAWQRSVQAVSNADVVIVVGTSSIVYPAAGLPEAAVAAGTVVIEVNPERTPLSDSATISLRETAADSLPNLLQRLPTLLGSRQA, via the coding sequence GTGCAAGTGACTGTCCTGTCCGGTGCCGGGATCTCAGCGGAAAGCGGTGTGCCGACGTTCCGCGACGTCGAGACGGGTCTTTGGGCGCAGGTGGACCCATACGAGATCTCCAGCATCGAAGGCTGGCAGCGGCATCCCGAAAAGGTCTGGGCCTGGTACCTGTGGCGCCACTACATGATGGCCCACGTGCAACCCAACGACGGACATCGCGCGGTGGCCGCCTGGCAGGACTTCGCCGATGTCCACGTCGTCACCCAGAACGTCGACAACCTGCATGAGCGCGCCGGCAGCACGAACGTCTACCACCTGCACGGCAATTTGTTCGAGTTCCGTTGCGATGCTTGCGGTTCGAGGTTCGAGGGCGACCTGCCCGACATGCCGGTACCCGTCGAGACGATCGAACCCCCGGTGTGCCCGTGCGGTGGCCTGATCCGGCCGAGTGTCGTGTGGTTCGGCGAGCCGTTGCCCGACGACGCCTGGCAACGGTCGGTACAGGCGGTGAGCAACGCCGATGTGGTGATCGTCGTGGGCACCAGCTCGATCGTCTATCCAGCGGCGGGCCTGCCTGAAGCCGCCGTGGCCGCGGGCACCGTGGTGATCGAGGTCAATCCGGAGCGCACACCGCTGTCCGACAGCGCGACCATCTCGTTGCGCGAGACGGCGGCCGACTCCCTGCCCAACTTGCTGCAGCGGTTGCCTACCCTGCTGGGCTCTAGGCAGGCCTGA